Proteins co-encoded in one Scatophagus argus isolate fScaArg1 chromosome 11, fScaArg1.pri, whole genome shotgun sequence genomic window:
- the ube2al gene encoding ubiquitin conjugating enzyme E2 A, like gives MSTPARRRLMRDFKRLQEDPPAGVSGAPSENNIMVWNAVIFGPEGTPFEDGTFKLIVEFTEEYPNKPPTVRFVSKMFHPNVYADGSICLDILQNRWSPTYDVSSILTSIQSLLDEPNPNSPANSQAAQLYQENKREYEKRVSAIVEQSWRDS, from the exons ATGTCAACCCCGGCTAGACGAAGACTTATGAGAGATTTTAAACG ACTACAAGAGGATCCTCCAGCTGGTGTTAGTGGTGCCCCGTCTGAAAACAACATCATGGTGTGGAATGCAGTCATATTTGG CCCTGAAGGAACTCCCTTTGAGGATG gTACATTTAAACTCATTGTAGAGTTTACAGAAGAATACCCCAACAAACCCCCGACAGTACGATTTGTGTCAAAGATGTTTCATCCAAACG tCTATGCAGATGGCAGTATATGTCTGGACATCCTACAGAATCGCTGGAGTCCCACTTATGATGTTTCCTCTATTCTTACATCTATTCAG TCCCTGCTTGATGAACCAAACCCCAACAGTCCAGCCAACAGTCAGGCAGCTCAGCTGTACCAGGAGAACAAGCGGGAGTACGAGAAGCGTGTGTCTGCCATCGTAGAACAAAGCTGGAGAGACAGTTGA